A region from the Fusarium musae strain F31 chromosome 1, whole genome shotgun sequence genome encodes:
- a CDS encoding hypothetical protein (EggNog:ENOG41) has translation MDCFPEVLVRDLERSSSVFMAKSMTAGMPSAPVWFAEDQTTHGIMGPSRIITSPYQSGSVRVQNLGSIEERQSMVSFLEHRGQGVDEIESDEESESLSESSEAIEVPSIKLREQSIVTTATSLTSASGNPPSPKDLMSPTRNQEYSWIDVDSDDDDEPEPQSREQLTTPEETAALSPRPPTPPNTEPTFDITVMMEAPKPRLHRVCSYIDESPKQSKHKRQFSVKSMDAPTIPPRKTSLTSATDSLDTTPRIVIPSFDSRMGPDSQGYTKQLPSYNQRFRDETDNNTILLKSDFGSIELEIEDEDTFMDHCPPPPPLSRPDTVYIEQTPPPSPLPTVESWLDDSSPPCLPQIPVDDLAKAVPLPPDIIETLRVSIACFPETMLLSSSLTTETIRAYSKKVRQPSVDAWSEPANDSSTLHPRKSIWKKVVSHGRDSTSTRRQRLHSYESNTHSGAAASPVPWASLRHVFSGCSDYICDALYAHIVAYNYVSRVPRNQPLGQRASTSDSKQQGENIPKKAASLLGLGATQLNPSPSVGRFAKKFSAPLTVMGFGKEETSTATVQDNATRNIESGLLRCISRLVATARMISEGGAGEERLMDTEPPQEVDMIFVRSICEIVRLSEETS, from the coding sequence ATGGATTGTTTTCCCGAGGTGCTGGTCAGAGATCTGGAAAGATCGAGCTCAGTGTTCATGGCTAAGAGCATGACTGCTGGCATGCCATCCGCTCCCGTCTGGTTTGCAGAGGACCAGACCACTCATGGTATAATGGGACCAAGTCGAATCATTACTTCCCCATATCAATCCGGATCCGTGCGAGTACAGAATTTAGGGTCTATAGAAGAGCGGCAGTCAATGGTGTCTTTTCTTGAACACCGTGGGcaaggtgttgatgagatcgaaTCTGACGAGGAGTCCGAATCATTATCAGAGTCCTCTGAAGCCATTGAGGTGCCTTCTATCAAGTTACGCGAGCAGTCCATTGTCACAACAGCGACATCTCTCACATCGGCCAGTGGAAACCCACCATCGCCCAAGGATCTCATGTCACCCACACGAAATCAAGAATACAGTTGGATTGATGTTGattctgacgatgatgatgagcctgagcctcaaAGTCGGGAGCAGTTGACCACGCCAGAAGAGACCGCTGCTTTATCACCACGACCTCCTACACCCCCAAACACCGAGCCTACCTTTGATATCACTGTCATGATGGAGGCGCCCAAACCTCGGCTTCACAGAGTCTGCTCCTACATTGACGAGTCTCCCAAACAGAGCAAACACAAAAGACAATTCTCTGTAAAATCCATGGACGCGCCAACAATTCCCCCCAGAAAAACGTCCCTCACAAGTGCGACGGATTCATTGGACACAACTCCTCGGATCGTAATACCCAGCTTTGATTCGCGGATGGGCCCGGACAGTCAAGGTTACACTAAGCAGTTACCCTCTTACAACCAGCGCTTTCGCGATGAGACCGACAACAACACAATCCTTCTCAAATCAGACTTTGGATCAATTGAGCTAGAAATCGAGGACGAAGACACATTCATGGATCACTGTCCACCTCCCCCACCACTGTCACGACCTGACACAGTTTATATCGAACAAACTCCACCTCCATCACCACTACCCACTGTCGAATCTTGGCTAGATGACTCCAGTCCTCCATGTCTGCCTCAAATTCCCGTTGACGACTTGGCAAAGGCCGTGCCACTGCCACCTGATATTATTGAAACACTACGAGTCTCAATTGCTTGCTTCCCAGAAACGATGCTCTTGTCATCTAGCTTGACAACAGAAACAATCCGCGCCTACTCGAAGAAAGTTCGGCAGCCTTCAGTCGACGCTTGGTCTGAGCCAGCCAACGACTCATCGACACTGCACCCACGAAAGTCAATTTGGAAGAAGGTTGTCTCACATGGTCGCGACTCAACTAGCACCAGACGTCAGCGGTTACACTCGTATGAGAGCAACACACATTCGGGCGCCGCCGCATCTCCAGTGCCCTGGGCCTCGCTGCGACATGTGTTTTCCGGCTGCTCAGATTACATCTGTGACGCGCTGTATGCGCACATCGTCGCCTACAACTACGTTTCACGAGTTCCCCGCAACCAGCCATTAGGACAGCGAGCGTCGACCTCGGACTCAAAACAGCAGGGTGAGAACATccccaagaaggctgcaTCGCTTCTAGGCCTAGGCGCAACTCAGCTCAACCCCTCACCTAGTGTTGGTCGGTTCGCCAAGAAGTTCAGTGCTCCCCTGACAGTCATGGGATTCGGCAAGGAGGAAACATCTACAGCAACTGTTCAAGACAATGCGACACGAAACATCGAATCAGGTCTTCTTCGCTGTATCTCTAGGCTAGTGGCTACAGCCAGGATGATCTCTGAAGGAGGTGCTGGGGAGGAGAGATTAATGGACACGGAGCCGCCACAGGAGGTCGACATGATTTTTGTGAGGAGTATATGTGAGATCGTCAGACTATCAGAGGAGACATCATGA
- a CDS encoding hypothetical protein (EggNog:ENOG41), translating into MTSLSRILGVSERGAGNANGSKPVMLETERLFEGGDGAEGEGEASREFGSCLYKYMATGIRGASTDMEADAGTNKAQQQEQTTNQRDSLPWRLEEDDLKGHHDTYVI; encoded by the coding sequence ATGACTTCTTTGTCGAGAATACTTGGTGTCTCTGAGCGGGGAGCTGGTAATGCAAACGGCAGCAAGCCTGTCATGCTCGAGACTGAACGTCTTTTCGAAGGAGGCGATGGTGCTGAGGGCGAAGGTGAAGCCTCGCGCGAATTTGGATCTTGTCTGTATAAGTATATGGCCACTGGAATCCGAGGAGCGAGCACAGACATGGAGGCTGATGCAGGGACGAACAAGGcccaacaacaagaacagaCCACGAATCAACGTGACTCACTGCCTTGGCGTTTAGAGGAGGACGATCTCAAAGGGCACCACGACACTTATGTGATTTGA